The following are encoded together in the Tatumella ptyseos genome:
- the murA gene encoding UDP-N-acetylglucosamine 1-carboxyvinyltransferase — MDKFRVQGPSRLSGEVTISGAKNAALPILFSALLAEEPVTLQNVPELRDIDTTMKLLTQLGAKVERKNGAVLVDASEVNIFCAPYELVKTMRASIWALGPLVARFGHGQVSLPGGCAIGARPVDLHITGLEQLGAKIKLEEGYVKATVDGRLKGAHIVMDKVSVGATVTIMSAATVAEGTTIIENAAREPEIVDTAEFLKTLGAKINGAGTDKITIEGVERLGGGTYTVVPDRIEAGTFLIAAAISGGNILCKKARPDTMDAVLAKLRDAGATVETGEDWIKLDMHGRRPKAVNIRTAPHPGFPTDMQAQFTLLNLVAEGTGIITETIFENRFMHIPELIRMGAHAEIESNTAICYGVEKLSAAQVMATDLRASASLVLAGCIAEGTTYVERIYHIDRGYEHIEDKLRGLGATIDRVPGDDE, encoded by the coding sequence ATGGATAAATTTCGAGTACAGGGGCCTTCCCGTTTAAGCGGTGAAGTCACCATTTCTGGCGCAAAAAATGCGGCGCTACCTATTTTATTTTCCGCTTTGCTCGCTGAGGAACCTGTAACACTCCAAAATGTTCCTGAACTGCGTGATATCGATACAACGATGAAGTTGTTGACCCAATTAGGGGCTAAAGTTGAGCGTAAAAACGGTGCGGTTCTGGTTGATGCGAGCGAAGTGAATATCTTTTGTGCGCCATACGAATTAGTCAAAACTATGCGTGCATCGATTTGGGCGCTCGGCCCCTTAGTCGCACGTTTTGGTCACGGACAAGTTTCACTTCCCGGCGGTTGTGCGATTGGTGCTCGTCCTGTTGACTTACATATTACGGGTCTTGAACAGCTGGGTGCAAAAATCAAGCTTGAAGAAGGCTACGTCAAAGCAACGGTCGATGGGCGCTTGAAGGGTGCACATATCGTCATGGATAAGGTGAGTGTCGGTGCAACCGTTACGATCATGAGTGCGGCAACCGTGGCCGAAGGTACAACGATTATCGAAAATGCTGCGCGTGAACCAGAAATTGTCGATACGGCCGAATTTTTGAAAACACTAGGTGCAAAAATTAATGGAGCGGGTACAGATAAAATTACCATCGAAGGTGTTGAGCGCCTAGGTGGAGGTACCTACACCGTCGTGCCTGACCGTATTGAGGCGGGAACTTTCCTGATTGCGGCGGCGATTTCTGGTGGAAATATCCTTTGTAAAAAAGCACGTCCCGATACGATGGATGCTGTTCTAGCAAAACTTCGTGATGCAGGCGCAACGGTAGAGACAGGCGAAGATTGGATCAAATTGGATATGCATGGGCGTAGACCAAAGGCGGTGAATATACGTACCGCTCCTCACCCAGGCTTTCCAACCGATATGCAAGCGCAGTTCACACTGTTGAATCTCGTTGCAGAAGGAACCGGAATTATTACTGAAACGATTTTCGAAAATCGTTTCATGCATATTCCAGAGTTAATTCGTATGGGTGCTCACGCCGAGATTGAGAGCAACACAGCGATTTGCTATGGAGTAGAAAAACTGTCAGCCGCTCAAGTCATGGCGACAGATTTACGCGCTTCGGCAAGTTTAGTTCTAGCGGGCTGCATTGCGGAAGGCACTACCTACGTAGAACGTATCTATCATATCGATCGCGGTTACGAACATATTGAAGATAAGCTTCGTGGATTGGGGGCAACCATTGACCGAGTCCCTGGCGACGACGAATAG
- the ibaG gene encoding BolA family iron metabolism protein IbaG — protein METNEIQSVLEEALTLDEVHVTGDGSHFQVIAVGEMFTDLSRVKKQQAVYAPLMPFIADNRIHAVSIKAYTPDEWARDRKLNGF, from the coding sequence ATGGAAACCAATGAAATCCAATCAGTGCTAGAAGAAGCACTGACGCTAGATGAAGTTCATGTCACTGGTGACGGCAGTCACTTCCAAGTGATAGCGGTAGGCGAGATGTTTACTGACCTTAGCCGTGTTAAGAAGCAGCAGGCTGTCTATGCACCCCTAATGCCATTTATTGCGGATAATCGTATTCACGCTGTTTCCATCAAAGCCTACACTCCCGATGAGTGGGCGCGTGATCGCAAATTAAATGGCTTCTAA
- the mlaB gene encoding lipid asymmetry maintenance protein MlaB produces MSQTLRWQCKESKLSLQGELVHNSLADLWQQRHNILTGICTIDLSQLSHVDSAGLALLVHFSAYAQAESPLLLQGVQPALRSLIVLYNLQSVLPYEDSA; encoded by the coding sequence ATGAGCCAGACGCTTCGTTGGCAATGTAAGGAGAGTAAACTCTCCTTACAGGGCGAATTAGTGCATAACTCATTAGCAGACCTATGGCAGCAACGACATAATATTTTGACCGGGATTTGCACTATCGATCTTTCACAGCTTTCACATGTTGATTCCGCAGGACTCGCCTTATTGGTGCATTTCTCGGCGTACGCTCAAGCGGAAAGCCCATTATTGTTACAAGGTGTGCAGCCCGCATTGCGCTCATTGATTGTGCTATATAATCTTCAGAGCGTGTTGCCTTATGAGGACAGTGCCTGA
- the mlaC gene encoding phospholipid-binding protein MlaC: MSKSLLLAGVLAVMPMTIGSVYAAAPTEGQVDQTNPYTLMNQAAAKTFDRLKNEQPKIKQNPNYLRDIVRQELLPYVQIKYAGALVLGRYYSQATPAQKEAYFNAFGDYLAQAYGQALALYHGQTYQIAPAQPLGDAKMLAIRVSIIDPDGRPPVRLDFQWRKNTQSGKWQAYDMVAEGISMITTKQNEWADLLRTKGIDGLTQNLKVYANQPITLGQGAK; the protein is encoded by the coding sequence ATGTCTAAATCACTACTTCTTGCAGGCGTACTGGCTGTAATGCCAATGACTATTGGTTCGGTCTATGCCGCGGCGCCCACAGAAGGGCAAGTTGATCAAACTAACCCTTATACCTTGATGAACCAAGCTGCGGCAAAAACATTTGACCGTTTAAAAAACGAACAACCTAAAATTAAGCAAAACCCAAATTATCTACGCGATATTGTGCGCCAAGAGTTACTGCCTTACGTTCAAATAAAATATGCGGGTGCATTGGTACTTGGTCGCTATTACAGTCAAGCGACGCCTGCGCAAAAAGAAGCTTACTTTAACGCCTTTGGCGACTACCTAGCACAAGCCTATGGTCAAGCGTTAGCGCTATACCATGGGCAAACTTATCAGATTGCACCGGCTCAACCTTTGGGTGATGCGAAAATGCTAGCGATCCGTGTCTCCATTATTGACCCAGATGGACGTCCGCCAGTTCGTTTAGATTTCCAATGGCGTAAGAATACCCAAAGCGGTAAATGGCAAGCCTACGATATGGTTGCGGAAGGGATCAGTATGATCACCACTAAGCAAAATGAGTGGGCGGATCTACTGCGTACCAAGGGTATTGATGGGCTAACTCAAAACTTAAAAGTTTATGCTAATCAGCCCATTACTCTAGGGCAAGGTGCTAAATGA
- the mlaD gene encoding outer membrane lipid asymmetry maintenance protein MlaD: MQNKKSEIWVGLFLLLAILAGLFLCLRVANVTAWRSAPTWSLSAQFDNIGGLKAGSPVKIGGVVIGRVTHISLAKDTLTPTVSLAIDDHYLNKIPDSSSLAIRTQGLLGEQYLALNLGFSDPELGTSMLQNGGKITDTKSAMVLEDLIGQFLYNSKDSKSSDNNSSDNAASQATSVAH, translated from the coding sequence ATGCAAAACAAAAAAAGTGAAATCTGGGTAGGGTTATTTCTATTATTGGCGATTCTTGCCGGATTATTTCTTTGCTTACGCGTCGCGAATGTCACGGCTTGGCGCAGTGCCCCGACATGGTCACTGAGTGCGCAGTTTGACAATATTGGCGGTTTAAAAGCTGGCTCACCAGTAAAAATTGGTGGTGTGGTCATTGGCCGAGTTACCCATATTTCTCTTGCTAAAGATACCTTGACCCCTACCGTTTCCCTCGCTATCGACGATCACTATCTGAACAAGATCCCTGATAGCAGTAGTTTGGCTATTCGCACCCAAGGGTTATTAGGGGAGCAATATCTTGCGCTAAACTTAGGTTTCAGCGATCCCGAATTAGGAACCAGCATGCTACAAAATGGCGGGAAGATTACCGATACTAAATCGGCAATGGTGCTGGAAGATCTGATCGGCCAATTTTTGTATAACAGTAAAGATAGTAAATCTTCTGACAATAACTCGTCAGATAACGCTGCTTCGCAAGCGACTTCAGTCGCTCACTAA
- the mlaE gene encoding lipid asymmetry maintenance ABC transporter permease subunit MlaE translates to MVLTVFAKLGRWGIARCQALGRAGLMLFHALIGKPEPLQQGRLLLSQLYSLGVLSLLIVLVSGVFIGMVLGLQGYMVLKTYGAETSLGMVVALSLLRELGPVVTALLFAGRAGSALTAEVGLMKATEQLSSMEMMAVDPLRRVVAPRFWAGVISMPLLSIMFTAVGILGGALVGVLWKGIDAGFFWSAMQSSVDFQTDLVNCVIKSIVFAITVTWIALFNGYDATPTSEGISRATTRTVVHASLAILGLDFVLTALMFGN, encoded by the coding sequence ATGGTATTAACGGTATTTGCGAAGCTTGGGCGCTGGGGAATTGCTCGTTGCCAAGCGTTAGGACGCGCCGGGTTAATGTTATTTCATGCCCTTATAGGAAAACCAGAACCTTTACAACAAGGCCGTCTACTCTTGAGTCAGCTCTACAGCCTTGGCGTTTTATCCTTATTGATAGTTTTAGTTTCCGGCGTGTTTATTGGCATGGTACTTGGCCTGCAAGGTTATATGGTACTAAAAACGTATGGCGCTGAAACCAGCCTAGGGATGGTTGTCGCCCTCTCGCTGCTTAGAGAACTAGGGCCTGTGGTTACCGCGTTACTCTTTGCTGGCCGGGCTGGGTCCGCATTAACTGCTGAGGTAGGCTTAATGAAAGCTACCGAACAACTATCCAGTATGGAAATGATGGCAGTGGACCCGCTGCGTAGAGTCGTAGCCCCCCGCTTTTGGGCAGGCGTGATCAGTATGCCTCTTCTCTCTATTATGTTTACTGCGGTAGGGATTCTCGGAGGAGCGCTGGTCGGGGTTCTTTGGAAAGGCATTGATGCAGGTTTCTTCTGGAGTGCGATGCAGAGTAGTGTCGATTTCCAGACTGACCTCGTTAACTGTGTAATTAAAAGTATCGTTTTCGCCATTACGGTGACTTGGATAGCCCTATTTAATGGCTACGATGCGACACCAACGTCTGAAGGGATTAGCCGTGCCACAACGCGTACGGTAGTCCATGCTTCATTAGCGATCCTTGGATTAGATTTTGTGCTGACTGCACTAATGTTTGGGAATTAA
- the mlaF gene encoding phospholipid ABC transporter ATP-binding protein MlaF, which yields MVQSQTPIVDIRNMSFKRGNRTIFDNISLTVPKGKVTAIMGPSGIGKTTLLRLIGGQLTPNSGEILFQNQNIPTLSRSKLYQARKKMSMLFQSGALFTDLNVYDNVAWPLREHTQLPPALLHTTVMMKLEAVGLRGAEKLMPAELSGGMARRVALARAIALEPDLIMFDEPFVGQDPITMSVLVKLIDELNQALGVTCIVVSHDVPEVLSIADYAYIVAGERIVAQGTPSDLRVNDNPQVRQFIDGEADGPVPFRYPAGDYLADLVGTRSV from the coding sequence ATGGTGCAGTCACAAACTCCTATTGTGGATATTCGCAATATGTCGTTTAAACGGGGAAACCGGACTATTTTCGACAATATTTCGTTAACGGTTCCCAAAGGCAAAGTCACAGCAATCATGGGACCGTCCGGCATAGGTAAAACCACATTGCTGCGCTTAATAGGTGGACAATTGACTCCCAATTCAGGGGAAATATTGTTTCAAAACCAAAATATCCCGACTTTATCGAGAAGTAAGCTTTATCAAGCTCGCAAGAAAATGAGCATGCTTTTTCAATCGGGGGCGCTATTTACGGACTTAAACGTTTACGACAATGTGGCATGGCCTTTACGGGAACATACACAATTACCCCCAGCCTTATTGCATACCACGGTCATGATGAAACTAGAGGCTGTCGGCTTACGGGGAGCAGAAAAACTGATGCCTGCCGAATTATCTGGTGGGATGGCTAGGCGTGTCGCACTTGCACGGGCTATTGCTTTAGAGCCTGATTTAATCATGTTTGATGAACCTTTCGTTGGGCAGGATCCCATTACTATGAGTGTGTTAGTGAAGTTAATTGACGAACTCAACCAAGCTTTAGGGGTAACTTGTATCGTGGTTTCGCACGATGTCCCTGAAGTGTTAAGTATTGCCGATTATGCTTACATTGTGGCGGGGGAACGGATTGTAGCCCAAGGAACGCCTAGTGATTTGCGAGTGAATGATAATCCACAAGTTCGGCAATTTATTGATGGCGAAGCAGATGGGCCAGTACCTTTTCGTTATCCTGCCGGCGATTATCTGGCCGATTTAGTTGGGACGAGGAGTGTCTAA